In Halorhabdus rudnickae, the following proteins share a genomic window:
- a CDS encoding DUF5796 family protein, producing MSIREDVPPQTVGVQLTEDGVTVEYLDGREAFYHGVPARREGSVTTAPGKQAHVLVTDESGTEGILVYVNDRVTHEDILESTGVGRLLLDPEEATTVFPGVRAESHSHRVEITVDFDALDGRVFVFEEDEMGERSFEIVPDGEG from the coding sequence ATGAGCATCCGCGAGGACGTCCCCCCGCAGACGGTGGGCGTCCAGCTGACCGAAGACGGCGTCACCGTCGAGTACCTCGACGGTCGGGAGGCGTTCTATCACGGTGTCCCGGCCCGCCGGGAAGGATCGGTCACGACCGCGCCGGGCAAGCAGGCACACGTCCTCGTGACCGACGAGAGCGGGACTGAGGGAATCCTCGTCTACGTCAACGATCGCGTCACCCACGAGGACATCCTCGAATCGACCGGTGTAGGTCGGCTCCTGCTCGATCCCGAGGAGGCGACGACGGTCTTCCCGGGCGTTCGAGCCGAAAGTCACTCCCACCGCGTCGAGATAACGGTCGACTTCGACGCGCTGGACGGGCGAGTCTTTGTTTTCGAGGAAGACGAGATGGGCGAACGATCCTTCGAGATTGTCCCGGACGGAGAGGGGTAA
- a CDS encoding chorismate mutase produces the protein MSLDELREEIRSIDAQLVELIARRTYVADTIAAVKDERDLPTTDEQQEQRVMDRAGENAEQFDVDANLVKAIFRLLIELNKVEQRENR, from the coding sequence ATGAGTCTGGACGAACTCCGCGAGGAGATCCGCTCGATCGATGCCCAGCTCGTGGAGTTGATCGCCCGCCGGACGTACGTCGCCGACACGATCGCGGCGGTCAAGGACGAACGGGATCTGCCGACCACCGACGAACAGCAGGAACAGCGCGTCATGGACCGTGCCGGCGAGAACGCCGAACAGTTCGACGTCGACGCCAACCTCGTGAAGGCCATCTTCCGCCTGCTGATCGAACTGAACAAGGTCGAACAGCGGGAGAATCGCTGA
- a CDS encoding pyridoxamine 5'-phosphate oxidase family protein, producing the protein MTPAGLPHTTPVWIDYDVGDRVLVNTERGRRKERNVARDPTVSVSMIDPENPYRFLSETGEVVETTTEGARKHIDTLAYRYLGEGEYPTLIETERVILRSRADDVITGDGE; encoded by the coding sequence ATGACACCGGCCGGTCTTCCACACACCACCCCTGTGTGGATCGACTACGACGTTGGGGACCGGGTGCTGGTCAACACCGAACGCGGGCGGCGAAAGGAGCGCAACGTGGCTCGTGACCCGACGGTCTCGGTGAGTATGATCGATCCCGAAAACCCCTACCGGTTCCTCTCAGAGACTGGTGAAGTGGTCGAGACGACGACCGAGGGCGCCCGCAAGCACATCGATACGCTTGCTTACCGCTATCTCGGCGAGGGCGAGTATCCGACGCTCATCGAGACAGAACGGGTGATCCTACGGAGTCGGGCCGACGACGTAATCACCGGCGACGGCGAGTGA
- a CDS encoding sensor histidine kinase encodes MDFEDQGDFAEQVADLNRYGQALNSCETADEVASLTLEAMSLLFEFPYATFVEVRDGQPTVNGSTNPALRAGDDGAKIVREAIETGETVTREGADARVTDDSGVTAALAVPASIVDEVIVVLVLRATEGDAIGDEHAEPLSILASHAATAISNIRSREELERARNDLETRKEMIEMYDSLLRHDLGNDLQVITGFADALLDEVDDQALDYAERIDRAARSASDLVDRVGNLVSTLEEAGEPEPKPLRRELEETVRDVTAQYDDLTVAFEPADFEYQVYGGDLLDSVFTNILSNAAIHNDGPVAVDIYAEEPTTETVVVGFADDGSGVPKAVREDIFEMGRKGPESSGTGLGLGFVRALTESYGGTVSLRESVDGGADFRVTLDRV; translated from the coding sequence ATGGATTTCGAAGATCAGGGGGATTTCGCGGAACAGGTCGCCGACCTCAATCGATACGGTCAGGCCTTGAACAGCTGTGAAACGGCCGACGAAGTGGCTTCGCTCACACTTGAGGCGATGTCGCTGCTGTTTGAGTTCCCCTACGCGACGTTCGTCGAAGTTCGCGACGGGCAACCGACAGTCAACGGCAGTACGAACCCGGCACTGAGAGCGGGCGACGACGGGGCAAAGATCGTCCGGGAAGCCATCGAAACAGGAGAGACGGTCACGCGAGAGGGTGCCGACGCCAGAGTCACAGACGACTCGGGCGTGACGGCCGCCCTGGCAGTCCCGGCGAGCATCGTCGACGAGGTGATCGTGGTGCTCGTCCTGCGGGCGACTGAGGGCGACGCGATCGGCGACGAACACGCCGAACCGCTCTCGATTCTGGCGTCTCACGCCGCCACGGCCATCAGCAACATCCGTTCGCGGGAGGAACTCGAACGGGCACGCAACGACCTCGAGACCCGCAAGGAGATGATCGAGATGTACGACAGTCTCCTGCGCCACGACCTGGGGAACGACCTGCAGGTCATCACGGGGTTCGCCGACGCGCTTCTCGACGAAGTGGACGATCAGGCCCTCGACTACGCCGAACGGATCGATCGGGCCGCTCGCAGCGCCTCCGACTTGGTCGACCGGGTTGGCAACCTCGTCTCGACGCTCGAAGAAGCCGGCGAACCCGAGCCCAAGCCGCTCCGCCGGGAACTTGAGGAGACAGTCCGAGACGTCACCGCCCAGTACGACGATCTAACGGTCGCGTTCGAACCCGCAGACTTCGAGTACCAGGTCTACGGCGGCGATCTGCTAGACTCGGTGTTCACGAACATTCTCTCGAATGCCGCGATCCACAACGACGGCCCCGTCGCAGTCGACATCTACGCCGAAGAGCCGACGACCGAGACCGTCGTCGTCGGGTTCGCCGACGACGGGAGTGGCGTCCCAAAAGCAGTCCGGGAAGACATCTTCGAGATGGGACGAAAAGGACCCGAGAGTTCCGGGACGGGACTCGGACTCGGGTTCGTCCGCGCACTCACCGAGTCCTACGGCGGGACTGTCTCTCTGCGGGAAAGCGTGGACGGCGGCGCGGACTTCAGAGTTACGCTCGACCGAGTCTGA
- a CDS encoding DUF7128 family protein, with the protein MVETTEKDGMTWYRCEQCEMLFDEREDARQHEEACDAEDPSYIQ; encoded by the coding sequence ATGGTCGAAACAACCGAGAAAGACGGGATGACGTGGTACCGCTGTGAGCAGTGCGAGATGCTCTTCGACGAACGGGAGGACGCCCGTCAACACGAGGAGGCCTGCGACGCGGAAGACCCCTCGTATATCCAGTAA
- a CDS encoding carbonic anhydrase, with protein sequence MRDIFISMLTGNAAHAEAFDDQFGPLQDGQRPEAVTVCCSDSRVLQDHMWGNDAPGDLFTCGNIGNRVIQKVDGEAVISGDVLYPIAHTGTDVAVVVGHTGCGAVTATYDHLTDGLDEPPGIEHCVDLLAPSLERGLEKLPDGLEREAAINHLVEYNVDRQIEALEASEHVPDGTDLLGVVYDFQDVYSGRRGEVHVINVDGETDPETLGDTYPEIESRIRRLWTY encoded by the coding sequence ATGCGCGACATTTTCATCTCGATGCTCACCGGCAATGCTGCCCACGCCGAGGCGTTCGACGACCAGTTCGGCCCGCTCCAGGACGGCCAGCGCCCGGAGGCAGTGACCGTCTGCTGTTCGGACTCGCGGGTACTCCAGGATCACATGTGGGGCAACGACGCTCCGGGCGACCTGTTCACGTGTGGCAACATCGGCAACCGGGTCATCCAGAAAGTCGACGGCGAAGCCGTCATTTCAGGCGACGTCCTCTACCCGATCGCTCACACGGGGACCGACGTGGCGGTCGTCGTCGGCCACACGGGCTGTGGCGCCGTCACGGCGACCTACGACCACCTCACTGACGGCCTCGACGAACCGCCGGGGATCGAACACTGCGTCGACCTGCTGGCCCCGTCGCTCGAACGAGGTCTGGAGAAACTCCCTGACGGTCTCGAACGCGAAGCGGCGATCAATCACCTCGTTGAATACAACGTCGACCGCCAGATCGAGGCGCTCGAAGCGAGCGAACACGTCCCGGATGGAACCGATCTCCTCGGTGTCGTCTACGACTTTCAAGACGTTTACAGCGGCCGTCGCGGCGAAGTACACGTCATCAACGTCGACGGCGAGACCGACCCGGAGACGCTGGGGGACACCTACCCGGAGATTGAATCGCGCATTCGTCGCCTGTGGACGTACTGA
- a CDS encoding Lrp/AsnC family transcriptional regulator — protein sequence MAEEELDEVDKAILYALQEDARNMSSGDIAERTGTSDSTVRKRIQRLETDDVIKDYSARVDYQQSGYPLRMLLYCTASIPERGDLIPDILAIDGVVSVQELVTGEENLLVTVVGESDSDITPVAQELLNMGLTVADEVLVRTHETTPFGKFDTGTSSEHRS from the coding sequence ATGGCCGAGGAGGAACTCGACGAGGTGGACAAAGCGATCCTGTATGCACTCCAGGAGGACGCCCGGAACATGTCCTCGGGAGACATCGCGGAGCGAACCGGGACCTCGGATAGTACTGTCCGCAAGCGCATCCAGCGGCTCGAAACCGATGACGTGATCAAGGATTACAGCGCTAGAGTCGATTACCAGCAGTCGGGCTACCCACTCCGAATGTTGCTCTACTGTACCGCGTCGATCCCCGAGCGCGGTGACCTGATCCCCGATATCCTGGCTATTGACGGTGTTGTTTCGGTTCAGGAACTGGTCACCGGCGAAGAGAACCTGCTCGTGACTGTCGTCGGCGAGTCCGACAGTGACATCACCCCTGTCGCACAGGAACTGCTCAATATGGGCCTGACTGTCGCCGACGAAGTGCTCGTCAGAACCCACGAGACGACCCCGTTCGGCAAGTTCGACACCGGAACCTCGTCCGAACACCGTTCATAG
- a CDS encoding proton-conducting transporter transmembrane domain-containing protein, producing the protein MSGRTSKSTVGALPDTTVDSSIVPGALTWLVWTLFAASVAVLAARVRLAGAWEIAGVLAIDGLTVLLWVVVTFFSGIVHSYSRRYMAGTPHETSFFAGIFGFTAIVMGLVAADHVALFWLLWLAMGQVMATLVGSVRGWKQARAAEQVARRYFLASSAVLGLALATLWWTTGSTTVSGIAAAPAGLGGPVWVLAAGALVLAAMIQSALVPFHTWLLASMTAPTPASALMHAGFVNAGGILLIRFAPVLTVDPTLMLAVVVVGALSALLGKLLKSVQPDVKSKLGGSTVGQMGFMIMQAGLGFFGAAITHLILHGFYKAYQFLSAGERIEQTSPGTATKQAPGVVGLAATVLTGIGGGVVFAVLTGEGMHFDSGIVLVMIVVITTLHAARSVVGQMSLSAPLRYGAVPAVFVPAIAIYALVYEAVSGLLGDLPIVAAPTELTVVHGLVVGGFLLAYVAVDTEYYERSTRLYVTLVNATQPPADTVLTTRREYNEH; encoded by the coding sequence ATGTCAGGACGCACCTCGAAATCGACTGTCGGAGCGCTCCCGGACACGACGGTGGACTCCTCGATCGTGCCCGGTGCACTGACGTGGCTCGTGTGGACGCTGTTTGCCGCGAGCGTCGCCGTCCTGGCCGCGCGAGTCCGACTGGCCGGGGCCTGGGAGATCGCGGGCGTGCTCGCCATCGACGGTCTGACTGTCCTGCTGTGGGTGGTCGTCACGTTCTTCAGCGGTATCGTTCACAGCTACTCGCGTCGCTACATGGCAGGCACCCCCCACGAGACGAGCTTTTTCGCCGGGATCTTCGGATTCACGGCAATCGTGATGGGGCTGGTCGCGGCCGACCACGTCGCCCTCTTTTGGCTTTTGTGGCTGGCGATGGGCCAGGTGATGGCGACGCTCGTCGGCAGCGTCCGGGGATGGAAACAGGCACGGGCCGCCGAGCAGGTCGCCCGTAGGTACTTCCTCGCAAGCAGCGCCGTGCTCGGCCTCGCACTCGCAACACTGTGGTGGACGACCGGGTCGACGACAGTCTCGGGGATCGCCGCGGCTCCGGCCGGTCTCGGCGGGCCGGTGTGGGTGCTCGCCGCCGGGGCTCTCGTCCTCGCGGCGATGATTCAGTCCGCGCTGGTGCCGTTTCACACCTGGCTGCTCGCCTCGATGACGGCACCCACGCCCGCCTCGGCGCTGATGCACGCCGGGTTCGTCAACGCGGGCGGCATCCTCCTGATTCGCTTCGCCCCGGTGCTCACTGTCGACCCGACGCTCATGCTTGCGGTCGTCGTGGTCGGGGCGCTGAGCGCACTCCTCGGAAAACTACTCAAGTCCGTCCAGCCGGACGTCAAGAGCAAACTGGGCGGATCGACGGTCGGACAGATGGGATTTATGATCATGCAGGCCGGCCTCGGTTTCTTCGGGGCCGCGATCACCCACTTGATCCTGCACGGCTTCTACAAGGCCTATCAGTTCCTCAGTGCCGGCGAACGGATCGAGCAGACCAGTCCGGGTACCGCGACCAAACAGGCTCCCGGCGTCGTCGGCCTCGCCGCTACGGTCCTGACCGGGATCGGTGGCGGCGTGGTGTTCGCGGTCCTGACCGGCGAGGGAATGCACTTCGACAGTGGGATCGTCCTCGTGATGATCGTGGTGATCACGACGCTACACGCCGCTCGTAGCGTCGTGGGCCAGATGTCGCTGTCGGCCCCGCTCCGGTACGGCGCGGTCCCGGCCGTGTTCGTCCCGGCCATCGCTATCTACGCACTCGTCTACGAGGCCGTCTCGGGGCTGTTGGGTGACCTTCCAATCGTGGCTGCCCCCACCGAACTGACCGTCGTCCACGGTCTCGTCGTCGGGGGATTCCTCCTTGCATACGTCGCCGTGGACACCGAGTACTACGAGCGGAGTACGCGACTGTACGTCACGCTCGTGAACGCGACGCAACCGCCAGCTGACACCGTGTTGACCACCAGGAGAGAATACAATGAGCACTGA
- a CDS encoding shikimate kinase — MDGTAVAPAAGTVLNALATGTGSAFAIDVELHAEVTLDGRGDVTGTVAGEPDADTALIEHCVELVTDRFGDGEGGTVQTDSDIPMASGLKSSSAAANATVLATLDALGASGELSKADAARIGVQAARDVGVTVTGAFDDASASMLGGVTVTDNTEDELLAHEPVEWDVLVWTPPERAYSADADVERCRQIAPMADLVADLALDGAYGRAMTVNGLAFAAALGFSPDPMVEAMAHAEGVSLSGTGPSVTAVGNREDLERVREIWEQYEGRTWMTTTQRDGARTT, encoded by the coding sequence ATGGACGGCACTGCCGTGGCACCCGCCGCCGGGACCGTACTGAACGCGCTGGCGACGGGCACCGGGTCGGCGTTCGCCATCGACGTCGAGTTGCACGCCGAGGTAACGCTCGACGGTCGCGGGGACGTGACCGGCACTGTCGCAGGTGAACCCGACGCCGACACGGCGCTGATCGAGCACTGTGTCGAACTCGTCACCGACCGGTTCGGCGACGGAGAGGGTGGAACGGTCCAGACGGACAGCGACATCCCGATGGCCTCGGGACTGAAGAGTTCCAGTGCGGCCGCCAACGCGACGGTGCTGGCGACACTCGACGCTCTTGGCGCCAGCGGAGAACTATCCAAGGCCGACGCCGCCAGGATCGGTGTCCAGGCCGCCCGCGACGTGGGCGTCACCGTGACTGGCGCCTTCGACGATGCGAGTGCGAGCATGCTCGGCGGAGTGACCGTGACCGACAACACCGAAGACGAGTTGCTCGCCCACGAGCCCGTCGAGTGGGACGTGCTGGTCTGGACGCCGCCCGAACGGGCCTACAGCGCCGATGCCGATGTCGAGCGCTGCCGCCAGATCGCGCCGATGGCAGATCTGGTGGCCGACCTGGCTCTCGACGGCGCGTACGGACGAGCGATGACCGTCAACGGTCTCGCGTTTGCCGCCGCGCTCGGGTTCTCCCCGGATCCGATGGTCGAGGCAATGGCCCACGCCGAGGGCGTCTCGCTGTCGGGGACGGGACCGAGCGTGACGGCAGTCGGGAACCGGGAAGACTTAGAGCGTGTGCGGGAAATCTGGGAACAATACGAGGGACGGACATGGATGACGACGACACAACGGGACGGCGCCCGGACGACGTGA
- a CDS encoding mRNA surveillance protein pelota, which yields MRIAEREDLEGGRERLTLVPESLDDLWHLTYVIEPGDRVSGDTTRRIQRNDEQLRDTGGEREHIWAALEVEDVEFARFANRLRVSGVIADCSREDQLGQHHTLNVEEHDEIAVGKYWKPDQLERIEEAVEATDAPDVAVATVEEGQAYVHTVAQYGTEERASVTGPTGKGDYARPRKELFAELTEVLSRTDADAIILAGPGFTKQDALAYIEEETTDLADSITTVDTSAVGDRGVHEVLKRGAVEDVQTETRIAEEAELIDELMARIADGVEVAYGPSEVTEAAEYGAIEHLLILDEHLRETRAGEGDWEIDADRVIERTEQQGGEVTVFSREFDPGQQLANLGGIAALLRYRLQ from the coding sequence ATGCGCATTGCCGAGCGGGAAGACCTCGAGGGCGGTCGCGAGCGGCTGACGCTCGTCCCCGAGAGTCTCGACGATCTCTGGCATCTCACCTACGTGATCGAGCCGGGCGACCGGGTCTCGGGCGATACGACGCGCCGGATCCAGCGCAACGACGAACAACTCCGGGATACGGGCGGGGAGCGCGAACACATCTGGGCCGCTCTCGAAGTCGAAGACGTGGAATTCGCCCGCTTCGCCAACCGGCTGCGGGTCAGCGGCGTCATCGCCGACTGTTCCCGTGAGGACCAACTCGGCCAGCATCACACGCTCAACGTCGAGGAACACGACGAGATCGCCGTCGGCAAGTACTGGAAGCCGGATCAACTCGAACGGATCGAGGAGGCCGTCGAAGCGACCGACGCGCCGGACGTGGCCGTCGCGACGGTCGAGGAGGGGCAGGCGTACGTCCACACGGTCGCCCAGTACGGGACCGAGGAACGAGCGAGCGTCACCGGGCCGACGGGGAAAGGCGACTACGCCCGTCCGCGGAAGGAACTGTTTGCGGAACTCACCGAGGTGCTCTCCCGGACGGACGCCGATGCGATCATCCTCGCCGGTCCCGGGTTCACGAAACAGGACGCGCTGGCGTACATCGAAGAGGAGACGACGGATCTCGCCGATTCGATCACGACCGTCGACACGAGTGCAGTGGGCGACCGTGGCGTTCACGAAGTGCTCAAGCGCGGGGCTGTCGAAGACGTCCAGACCGAGACGCGCATCGCCGAGGAGGCCGAGCTGATCGACGAACTCATGGCCCGGATCGCCGACGGGGTCGAGGTCGCGTACGGCCCCAGTGAAGTGACCGAAGCGGCCGAATACGGCGCGATCGAACACCTCCTTATCCTCGACGAACACCTCCGGGAAACCCGCGCGGGAGAGGGCGACTGGGAGATCGACGCCGATCGCGTGATCGAACGGACCGAACAGCAGGGCGGCGAGGTAACTGTCTTCTCGCGGGAGTTCGATCCCGGCCAGCAACTCGCGAATCTCGGAGGGATCGCGGCGTTGCTCCGGTATCGACTGCAGTGA
- a CDS encoding DUF2309 domain-containing protein codes for MSTERTIETGIEKAATTVGSVWPIHSFVTANPLSGFEEMPFPEAVRQAADLLGGRGYPRRETFRAALTAGQIDREILESELADRGYEDAPAALLERMDTAVEAESPDIATERAEHVLTKWLAAFLDEGRAKWPMPDRENGFYAAFHNVIEHDEQVPAKGIVADLPEDPIEVIGTVLEPYPESQWIPIFEEQLAALPGWTGFVKQRAENDGAWQSTYPITLSGYLAARLALLSAFDADLDPSPGPDDTAPERAEDIADAFLCAWERSYRTELLEAVASESEALADGDPADRPDAQLVFCIDTRSEVIRRHVEATGKYETHGYAGFFGVPMEYQGYDDEVSVEACPPIVDPKHRVTEFPTDQDGQASYERWSAIRESVGKLLETLKSNPATAFGFVENAGSGYGLALAARTLAPGRVRDLFDTADDAVPDDHEFCEPLVDHQHTYAGDVPVGLTHEEKVEYAATAFELMGIETFGRLVAFVGHASETANNSFDSSLDCGACAGNPGGPNARVLAAICNDPDVQAALADRGIDVPEDTVFLAGEHNTTTDEIELFDDAVPESHAPDLTQLRDDLATARESAAEERVSSTGREDAAAVSETERRAADWAETRPEWGLAGNAGFVIGPRELTSDLDLDGRAFLHSYDWSTDPGGDALESILTGPMVVTQWINTQYYFSTVDTAVYGSGSKTTHNPVGNVGVYQGNGGDLMTGLPAQSLQAAADQLHHQPLRLSTIVHAPVERVTDVLAEHESLTELLDNDWLSLSVVDPTQNHRVFHYETELSWRPLSAGTEPDLNVEPDPAVADD; via the coding sequence ATGAGCACTGAACGCACGATCGAAACCGGGATCGAGAAGGCAGCCACCACCGTCGGGTCGGTCTGGCCGATTCACTCGTTCGTGACGGCCAATCCCCTCTCGGGGTTCGAAGAGATGCCGTTCCCGGAGGCGGTCCGGCAGGCGGCCGATTTACTCGGTGGTCGTGGGTACCCACGCCGGGAGACGTTCCGGGCGGCACTCACTGCTGGTCAAATCGACCGCGAAATCCTCGAATCCGAACTCGCCGACCGGGGCTACGAGGATGCCCCGGCGGCGCTGCTCGAACGGATGGACACTGCCGTCGAGGCAGAATCGCCCGATATCGCCACGGAGCGCGCCGAGCACGTCCTGACGAAGTGGCTCGCGGCGTTCCTCGACGAGGGGCGCGCGAAGTGGCCGATGCCCGACCGCGAAAACGGGTTCTACGCCGCGTTTCACAACGTGATCGAGCACGACGAGCAGGTCCCGGCTAAAGGAATCGTCGCCGACTTGCCCGAGGACCCCATCGAGGTCATCGGGACCGTCCTGGAACCGTACCCCGAGAGCCAGTGGATACCGATCTTCGAGGAGCAACTGGCCGCCCTGCCCGGCTGGACCGGGTTCGTCAAACAGCGGGCCGAGAACGACGGTGCTTGGCAGTCGACCTACCCGATCACGTTGTCGGGCTATCTCGCGGCTCGTCTCGCGCTCCTGTCGGCGTTCGATGCAGATCTCGACCCCTCGCCCGGCCCTGACGACACGGCACCCGAGAGAGCCGAGGACATCGCCGACGCCTTTCTGTGTGCGTGGGAGCGGAGCTACCGCACCGAACTCCTCGAAGCAGTCGCAAGCGAGAGCGAGGCGCTCGCGGACGGTGATCCGGCGGATCGCCCGGACGCCCAACTCGTGTTCTGTATCGACACGCGCTCGGAGGTCATTCGTCGCCACGTCGAGGCAACGGGCAAATACGAGACCCACGGGTACGCGGGCTTTTTCGGCGTCCCGATGGAGTATCAGGGATACGACGACGAGGTGTCTGTCGAGGCCTGCCCTCCGATCGTCGATCCCAAGCACCGCGTCACCGAGTTCCCGACCGACCAGGACGGACAGGCCAGCTACGAACGCTGGTCGGCGATCCGCGAGAGCGTGGGAAAACTCCTCGAGACGCTGAAATCGAACCCGGCGACTGCCTTCGGCTTCGTCGAGAACGCCGGCAGCGGCTACGGCCTCGCACTGGCGGCCCGGACGCTCGCCCCCGGGCGAGTTCGTGATCTGTTCGACACGGCTGACGATGCGGTACCGGACGATCACGAGTTCTGTGAGCCTCTCGTGGATCACCAGCACACCTACGCTGGCGACGTGCCGGTCGGACTGACCCACGAAGAGAAAGTCGAGTACGCCGCGACCGCCTTCGAATTGATGGGCATCGAGACGTTCGGCCGCCTCGTCGCGTTCGTCGGGCACGCAAGTGAGACGGCGAACAACTCGTTCGATTCGAGTCTTGACTGTGGTGCCTGCGCGGGCAACCCGGGCGGGCCGAACGCCCGCGTCCTGGCGGCGATCTGCAACGATCCCGATGTCCAGGCGGCACTGGCCGATCGTGGCATCGATGTCCCCGAAGACACTGTCTTCCTGGCTGGCGAGCACAACACGACCACCGACGAGATCGAACTGTTCGACGACGCGGTTCCCGAGAGCCACGCCCCGGATCTCACCCAGTTGCGGGACGATCTGGCGACCGCTCGCGAGTCCGCCGCCGAGGAGCGCGTCTCGTCGACGGGCCGGGAAGACGCTGCGGCCGTCAGCGAGACTGAGCGTCGCGCGGCCGACTGGGCCGAGACCCGCCCCGAGTGGGGGCTGGCCGGCAACGCTGGCTTCGTGATCGGCCCGCGGGAACTGACCAGTGACCTCGATCTCGACGGCCGTGCGTTCCTCCACTCCTATGATTGGTCGACCGATCCCGGCGGCGACGCCCTGGAGTCGATCCTCACCGGGCCGATGGTCGTCACCCAGTGGATCAACACCCAGTATTACTTCTCGACCGTCGACACCGCCGTCTACGGGAGCGGGTCGAAGACCACTCACAATCCGGTCGGTAACGTCGGCGTCTACCAGGGCAACGGTGGCGACCTGATGACCGGATTACCCGCACAGTCGCTGCAAGCCGCTGCTGACCAGCTTCACCACCAGCCGCTTCGCCTCTCGACGATCGTTCACGCCCCGGTTGAGCGCGTCACGGACGTACTGGCCGAACACGAGTCACTGACCGAACTGCTTGACAACGATTGGCTATCGCTGTCGGTCGTCGATCCGACGCAGAACCACCGGGTGTTTCACTACGAAACGGAGCTGTCGTGGCGGCCACTGTCTGCAGGAACTGAACCAGACCTG